From one Trifolium pratense cultivar HEN17-A07 linkage group LG1, ARS_RC_1.1, whole genome shotgun sequence genomic stretch:
- the LOC123914398 gene encoding putative RNA methyltransferase At5g10620 isoform X2, which yields MFKGVPIPSSHLNQCDQRAQVDDEDMAVMNLIRSDDWVVMLDEHGRDLRSEQMAELVADAGNTGASRISFCIGGPYGHGRKIRERANLSIKLSSMVLNHQIALLVLVEQLYRSWTILRGQKYHH from the exons ATGTTCAAG GGAGTACCAATTCCAAGTTCGCACCTCAATCAGTG TGACCAAAGGGCTCAGGTTGACGACGAAGACATGGCAGTGATGAATCTTATAAGGTCTGATGATTGG GTTGTGATGTTGGATGAACACGGAAGAGATCTACGGTCTGAGCAAATGGCAGAGTTGGTGGCTGATGCAGGAAATACT GGTGCTTCACGTATATCTTTCTGTATTGGTGGACCCTATGGTCATGGAAGAAAAATAAGGGAACGTGCTAACTTATCAATCAAGTTATCTTCAATGGTCTTAAATCATCAAATAGCATTACTTGTTCTTGTAGAACAGCTTTACAG GTCATGGACAATTTTAAGGGGACAAAAGTACCATCATTAG
- the LOC123914407 gene encoding uncharacterized protein At2g24330-like isoform X1, whose protein sequence is MAEEKAVTTADAEKKEKTNDTVTTTTNGSGKKKRKGFISRIWNFVFRSNKDDFEKRLQCISKEEASVMSRMNIRSRSWRRTSRDIIIFSILFEVFAVAYAVMTTRSIDMNWKMRAIRVFPMFLFPALSYATYSTFVSFIRMCDRRDQKILERLRTERKEKIDELKEKTNYYSTQQLIQKYDTDPAAKAAAATVLASKLGADSGLKVYMEDKSKSGAPTGKPNNVEPVQSSGLQNRKQGQTQSTSPGTTTPNHPDQQLIASGGADQTQTRVQKQPVVVEHHQPQSSTKYDGGLVARIAALLVGEDPMQSYALICGNCYMHNGLARREEFPFITYYCPHCHALNKPKLSAEPISGFNLPNTGSPKTDREAVKNASITASDSLVGNIKPVDATPEIKRISEEATTEIKPISEEAIPEVEHISEEATTEIKHISEEAIPEVEHISEGATPEVEHISEGASLGKEEN, encoded by the exons ATGGCGGAAGAGAAAGCGGTTACTACCGCCGACGCCGAGAAGAAAGAGAAGACGAATGACACggttactactactactaatgGAAGCGGAAAGAAGAAGCGTAAAGGTTTCATTTCGCGAATTTGGAATTTTGTATTTAGGTCTAATAAAGATGATTTTGAGAAGAGGCTTCAGTGTATTTCTAAGGAAGAAGCTTCTGTTATGAGTAGAATGAACATCAGATCCCGTTCATGGAGGCGTACCTCTCGcgacattattattttttctattttatttgaG GTCTTTGCTGTAGCTTATGCGGTTATGACAACAAGATCCATAGATATGAATTGGAAAATGAGGGCGATTCGAGTTTTTCCGATGTTTCTCTTTCCTGCCTTATCATATGCTACTTATTCAACATTTGTAAGCTTCATAAGGATGT GTGACCGCAGGGACCAGAAAATTCTTGAAAGGCTGAGAACTGAAAGGAAGGAAAAAATTGACGAGCTCAAAGAGAAGACAAATTATTACAGTACTCAACAACTCATTCAG AAATATGACACAGACCCAGCAGCAAAGGCAGCTGCTGCAACTGTTTTGGCATCCAAGCTGGGTGCAGATTCGGGTTTGAAAGTGTATATGGAAGATAAATCTAAATCTGGTGCTCCAACAGGAAAGCCCAACAATGTTGAACCTGTGCAGTCTAGTGGACTTCAAAATCGCAAACAAGGGCAAACTCAATCCACTAGTCCGGGGACAACTACCCCAAATCATCCTGATCAACAATTAATTGCTTCAGGGGGAGCTGATCAAACTCAGACTCGTGTGCAGAAACAGCCGGTAGTTGTTGAGCATCACCAACCTCAAAGCTCAACAAAGTATGATGGAGGTTTGGTTGCTCGAATTGCAGCATTGCTGGTTGGCGAAGATCCAATGCAGTCCTACGCACTCATATGTGGTAACTGCTATATGCATAATG GCCTTGCTCGAAGAGAGGAGTTTCCATTTATCACTTACTACTGCCCACACTGTCACGCCCTGAACAAACCAAAGCTATCGGCTGAGCCCATCTCTGGTTTTAATTTGCCAAACACTGGTTCCCCAAAAACTGATAGAGAGGCAGTTAAAAATGCTAGTATCACTGCTTCTGACAGCTTGGTCGGAAACATTAAACCAGTAGATGCTACCCCGGAGATCAAGCGCATATCTGAAGAAGCTACCACTGAGATCAAGCCCATATCTGAAGAAGCTATCCCTGAGGTCGAGCACATATCTGAGGAAGCTACAACTGAGATCAAGCACATATCTGAAGAAGCTATCCCTGAGGTCGAGCACATATCTGAAGGAGCTACCCCCGAGGTCGAGCACATATCTGAAGGAGCTAGTTTAGGGAAAGAAGAAAACTAG
- the LOC123914407 gene encoding uncharacterized protein At2g24330-like isoform X3, whose amino-acid sequence MAEEKAVTTADAEKKEKTNDTVTTTTNGSGKKKRKGFISRIWNFVFRSNKDDFEKRLQCISKEEASVMSRMNIRSRSWRRTSRDIIIFSILFEVFAVAYAVMTTRSIDMNWKMRAIRVFPMFLFPALSYATYSTFVSFIRMCDRRDQKILERLRTERKEKIDELKEKTNYYSTQQLIQKYDTDPAAKAAAATVLASKLGADSGLKVYMEDKSKSGAPTGKPNNVEPVQSSGLQNRKQGQTQSTSPGTTTPNHPDQQLIASGGADQTQTRVQKQPVVVEHHQPQSSTKYDGGLVARIAALLVGEDPMQSYALICGNCYMHNGLARREEFPFITYYCPHCHALNKPKLSAEPISGFNLPNTGSPKTDREAVKNASITASDSLVGNIKPVDATPEIKRISEEATTEIKPISEEAIPEVEHISEEATTEIKHISEEAIPEVEHISEGASLGKEEN is encoded by the exons ATGGCGGAAGAGAAAGCGGTTACTACCGCCGACGCCGAGAAGAAAGAGAAGACGAATGACACggttactactactactaatgGAAGCGGAAAGAAGAAGCGTAAAGGTTTCATTTCGCGAATTTGGAATTTTGTATTTAGGTCTAATAAAGATGATTTTGAGAAGAGGCTTCAGTGTATTTCTAAGGAAGAAGCTTCTGTTATGAGTAGAATGAACATCAGATCCCGTTCATGGAGGCGTACCTCTCGcgacattattattttttctattttatttgaG GTCTTTGCTGTAGCTTATGCGGTTATGACAACAAGATCCATAGATATGAATTGGAAAATGAGGGCGATTCGAGTTTTTCCGATGTTTCTCTTTCCTGCCTTATCATATGCTACTTATTCAACATTTGTAAGCTTCATAAGGATGT GTGACCGCAGGGACCAGAAAATTCTTGAAAGGCTGAGAACTGAAAGGAAGGAAAAAATTGACGAGCTCAAAGAGAAGACAAATTATTACAGTACTCAACAACTCATTCAG AAATATGACACAGACCCAGCAGCAAAGGCAGCTGCTGCAACTGTTTTGGCATCCAAGCTGGGTGCAGATTCGGGTTTGAAAGTGTATATGGAAGATAAATCTAAATCTGGTGCTCCAACAGGAAAGCCCAACAATGTTGAACCTGTGCAGTCTAGTGGACTTCAAAATCGCAAACAAGGGCAAACTCAATCCACTAGTCCGGGGACAACTACCCCAAATCATCCTGATCAACAATTAATTGCTTCAGGGGGAGCTGATCAAACTCAGACTCGTGTGCAGAAACAGCCGGTAGTTGTTGAGCATCACCAACCTCAAAGCTCAACAAAGTATGATGGAGGTTTGGTTGCTCGAATTGCAGCATTGCTGGTTGGCGAAGATCCAATGCAGTCCTACGCACTCATATGTGGTAACTGCTATATGCATAATG GCCTTGCTCGAAGAGAGGAGTTTCCATTTATCACTTACTACTGCCCACACTGTCACGCCCTGAACAAACCAAAGCTATCGGCTGAGCCCATCTCTGGTTTTAATTTGCCAAACACTGGTTCCCCAAAAACTGATAGAGAGGCAGTTAAAAATGCTAGTATCACTGCTTCTGACAGCTTGGTCGGAAACATTAAACCAGTAGATGCTACCCCGGAGATCAAGCGCATATCTGAAGAAGCTACCACTGAGATCAAGCCCATATCTGAAGAAGCTATCCCTGAGGTCGAGCACATATCTGAGGAAGCTACAACTGAGATCAAGCACATATCTGAAGAAGCTATCCCTGAGGTCGAGCACATATCTGAAG GAGCTAGTTTAGGGAAAGAAGAAAACTAG
- the LOC123914398 gene encoding putative RNA methyltransferase At5g10620 isoform X1, which yields MGTAAFQLCAGLNLSASNHLHVQGSTNSKFAPQSVRALPIRILSVGKKRSRGLQLVVDEYVEKIKYYCSVEDVLIRSNPRNARDQRAQVDDEDMAVMNLIRSDDWVVMLDEHGRDLRSEQMAELVADAGNTGASRISFCIGGPYGHGRKIRERANLSIKLSSMVLNHQIALLVLVEQLYRSWTILRGQKYHH from the exons ATGGGAACTGCCGCATTCCAGCTTTGTGCAGGTTTAAATTTAAGCGCTTCCAATCATCTTCATGTTCAAG GGAGTACCAATTCCAAGTTCGCACCTCAATCAGTG AGAGCACTTCCTATTCGTATATTATCCGTGGGAAAGAAGCGATCACGTGGATTGCAACTCGTGGTTGACGAGTATGTTGAAAAAATCAAATACTATTGCAGTGTTGAGGATGTTCTAATTCGATCAAATCCCAGAAATGCACG TGACCAAAGGGCTCAGGTTGACGACGAAGACATGGCAGTGATGAATCTTATAAGGTCTGATGATTGG GTTGTGATGTTGGATGAACACGGAAGAGATCTACGGTCTGAGCAAATGGCAGAGTTGGTGGCTGATGCAGGAAATACT GGTGCTTCACGTATATCTTTCTGTATTGGTGGACCCTATGGTCATGGAAGAAAAATAAGGGAACGTGCTAACTTATCAATCAAGTTATCTTCAATGGTCTTAAATCATCAAATAGCATTACTTGTTCTTGTAGAACAGCTTTACAG GTCATGGACAATTTTAAGGGGACAAAAGTACCATCATTAG
- the LOC123914407 gene encoding uncharacterized protein At2g24330-like isoform X2 — MAEEKAVTTADAEKKEKTNDTVTTTTNGSGKKKRKGFISRIWNFVFRSNKDDFEKRLQCISKEEASVMSRMNIRSRSWRRTSRDIIIFSILFEVFAVAYAVMTTRSIDMNWKMRAIRVFPMFLFPALSYATYSTFVSFIRMCDRRDQKILERLRTERKEKIDELKEKTNYYSTQQLIQKYDTDPAAKAAAATVLASKLGADSGLKVYMEDKSKSGAPTGKPNNVEPVQSSGLQNRKQGQTQSTSPGTTTPNHPDQQLIASGGADQTQTRVQKQPVVVEHHQPQSSTKYDGGLVARIAALLVGEDPMQSYALICGNCYMHNGLARREEFPFITYYCPHCHALNKPKLSAEPISGFNLPNTGSPKTDREAVKNASITASDSLVGNIKPVDATPEIKRISEEATTEIKPISEEAIPEVEHISEEATTEIKHISEEAIPEVEHISEGASLGKEEN; from the exons ATGGCGGAAGAGAAAGCGGTTACTACCGCCGACGCCGAGAAGAAAGAGAAGACGAATGACACggttactactactactaatgGAAGCGGAAAGAAGAAGCGTAAAGGTTTCATTTCGCGAATTTGGAATTTTGTATTTAGGTCTAATAAAGATGATTTTGAGAAGAGGCTTCAGTGTATTTCTAAGGAAGAAGCTTCTGTTATGAGTAGAATGAACATCAGATCCCGTTCATGGAGGCGTACCTCTCGcgacattattattttttctattttatttgaG GTCTTTGCTGTAGCTTATGCGGTTATGACAACAAGATCCATAGATATGAATTGGAAAATGAGGGCGATTCGAGTTTTTCCGATGTTTCTCTTTCCTGCCTTATCATATGCTACTTATTCAACATTTGTAAGCTTCATAAGGATGT GTGACCGCAGGGACCAGAAAATTCTTGAAAGGCTGAGAACTGAAAGGAAGGAAAAAATTGACGAGCTCAAAGAGAAGACAAATTATTACAGTACTCAACAACTCATTCAG AAATATGACACAGACCCAGCAGCAAAGGCAGCTGCTGCAACTGTTTTGGCATCCAAGCTGGGTGCAGATTCGGGTTTGAAAGTGTATATGGAAGATAAATCTAAATCTGGTGCTCCAACAGGAAAGCCCAACAATGTTGAACCTGTGCAGTCTAGTGGACTTCAAAATCGCAAACAAGGGCAAACTCAATCCACTAGTCCGGGGACAACTACCCCAAATCATCCTGATCAACAATTAATTGCTTCAGGGGGAGCTGATCAAACTCAGACTCGTGTGCAGAAACAGCCGGTAGTTGTTGAGCATCACCAACCTCAAAGCTCAACAAAGTATGATGGAGGTTTGGTTGCTCGAATTGCAGCATTGCTGGTTGGCGAAGATCCAATGCAGTCCTACGCACTCATATGTGGTAACTGCTATATGCATAATG GCCTTGCTCGAAGAGAGGAGTTTCCATTTATCACTTACTACTGCCCACACTGTCACGCCCTGAACAAACCAAAGCTATCGGCTGAGCCCATCTCTGGTTTTAATTTGCCAAACACTGGTTCCCCAAAAACTGATAGAGAGGCAGTTAAAAATGCTAGTATCACTGCTTCTGACAGCTTGGTCGGAAACATTAAACCAGTAGATGCTACCCCGGAGATCAAGCGCATATCTGAAGAAGCTACCACTGAGATCAAGCCCATATCTGAAGAAGCTATCCCTGAGGTCGAGCACATATCTGAGGAAGCTACAACTGAGATCAAGCACATATCTGAAGAAGCTATCCCTGAGGTCGAGCAC ATATCTGAAGGAGCTAGTTTAGGGAAAGAAGAAAACTAG